The window CGGTTTGGCTTTTGAAATTATGAAACAGAATTAGGGATGACATTATCGCCAAGTCTATGTACATTGTAGATTCAGGCACTTGAAcgtataaattttgaaaatatttctttaGAATGTAGTTGTCTTGAACTGAACTAATTTTGCTTAATATAAGAATatcaatcttttattttttccatCAAGGAAGCTGATTTGAGAATATTGTGACAGGAAGAAGATTCAGAAGAATATGGGAATCCCATTGTGTCATCTACTGCAATTGCAGATACTATAAAATCTCGGACTGAAGCACATTTGAAAAAGATAAGGACAGCAGTTTCTTCTAAGCCCATTGTTATGAGAGCAGAATATGCACATTGTCCTAATCTCACCATTATAGATACACCGGGCTTTGTTCTCAAGGTATGCAatgtaaaactttaaatattgataaaaatttaaatttatgtttttccttttaaaatatTCTTTCTGCACTAAATTGGTGGTTTGAAATGATGGCAGGCAAAAAAGGGTGAACCTGAGAGTACACCTGATGAAATTTTGTCAATGGTGAAATCCTTGGCCAGCCCACCACACCGAATTCTAGTGTTTCTTCAGCAGAGTAGTGTTGAATGGTGCTCGTCATTGTGGTTGGATACTGTTCGTGAAATAGATCCTGCATTTAGGAGAACTGTCATTGTTGTCTCCAAATTCGACAACCGTCTAAAGGTATAACTTTGTTTAAAGATTTGCTTCATTGataattatcataaataataatacagGGAAAGATTAGAATCAACGTGATTAACTAATGATATATTTCTCATCATCGACAAAGCAAATTCATAGTTTGCATGGATCAGTCTCTCTCGAGTGCTGTTGTATGAAACTATTGCATCAGGACCAGTTTTGGAAACGTTTCAATTTTAGGTTTCGGGAATAAAAAGCCCAGGAAGTAATATTGGTCATAAATTATTAATCAGCTTAAAATCTAACATGTTCAGGAGTTCACTGATCGCTGGGAGGTGGACCGCTATTTGAGTGCAAGTGGATATCTCGGAGAGAGCACGCGGCCTTTTTTTGTAGCCCTGCCAAAGGAGAGAAGTGCAATTTCTAATGATGAGTTCCGTCAGCAAATATCTCGGGTAGATACAGAAGTAATGTCTTATCTTCGTGATGGTATAAAGGGGGGTTTTGATGAAGAGAAGTACAAATCTTACGTTGGCTTTGGCTGTTTAAGAGATTATTTGGAATCTGAACTCCAAAAGAAGTACAAAGAAGCTGCCCCAGCTACAATCGCCCTACTGGAACAGCGCTGTAGTGAAGTCACAACTGAGCTGACCAGGATGGAAAGAAAAATACAGGCAACTTCTGATGTTTCTCATCTTCGCAGATCTGCCATGTTGCATGTTTCTTCTATCTGCAACCATCTGGTATGTATCaatgttttaatttaatattttatcttttttatttgagtATCATTTTTCAGAAACTTAATTTTGAATCCAAAGTTTGAACCAGTGTTCCTGTAAATTGTAAAGGAAGCACTTCTTGATGGAGCAGCAGATCCAGAACCAGAGCAATGGGGGAAAACAACAGAAATCGAAAAATTCGAGAGTGGTATAGGTTGTTGGCCTGGTGTTACCACCGGTGTAAAACCTGCCAATGCAACTCTCCGCCTTTATGGTGGTGCTGCTTTTGAAAGAGTGATGCATGAGTTTCGTTGTGCCACATATTCCATGGAGTGTCCCGTTGTGTCTAGGGAGAAGGTACTTTTCCATCAAGGTTTCGGACTATGGGTCAAAACTATGCAGTGTAATTTACGTTCTGAACTGTGACAGGTCGCCAATATCTTACTTGCTCATGCTGGCCGAGGCGGGAGTAGAGGAGTTACAGAGGCTGCTGCAGAGATAGCACGTGCTGCAGCCAAAACTTGGCTTGCTCCTCTTCTTGACACAGCTTGTGATCGGCTTGCTTTTGTTTTGTGCAATCTTTTTGATATTGCGATTGAGAGAAATCAACATCATCACGCTGGATGTAAGTTGAGAACGTATTTTTTTCTGTTTCATATTTAGACGGTTGTCGAATTTGGAGACAACAATGCTCGTCATTGTGATGACCTTATCATAACATTGcttttttattgttatattttCTGTTAGATGGTCATCAATCTGGAGATATGGATGGATATGTTGGTTTTCATGCTGCATTAAAGCACTCTTACAATTGCTTTATAAAAGATCTTGCCAAACAGTGCAAACAAGTAGTTCGACACCATCTAGATTCAGTTACCAGCCCTTATTCTCAGGTCTGCTACGAAAATGATGTTCTGGGGAGTTTAAGTTCAGGTGTAAACTcgatttctcgagtaaaccaagtATCAGCAGGATCGTTTTTCCTTGAGCTCAGCGATGGCAGGCCTGCTTTGCACAAGGAAGCCACTAAAGATCAAGAAAATATACCCCCTGAAAAAAATGATACTACACCAGGGAAAGTGGCTGAGGGTAGAGATGCTCTCCGAGAATGCCAAATGACGGTG of the Primulina huaijiensis isolate GDHJ02 unplaced genomic scaffold, ASM1229523v2 scaffold207432, whole genome shotgun sequence genome contains:
- the LOC140966623 gene encoding dynamin-related protein 5A — its product is EEDSEEYGNPIVSSTAIADTIKSRTEAHLKKIRTAVSSKPIVMRAEYAHCPNLTIIDTPGFVLKAKKGEPESTPDEILSMVKSLASPPHRILVFLQQSSVEWCSSLWLDTVREIDPAFRRTVIVVSKFDNRLKEFTDRWEVDRYLSASGYLGESTRPFFVALPKERSAISNDEFRQQISRVDTEVMSYLRDGIKGGFDEEKYKSYVGFGCLRDYLESELQKKYKEAAPATIALLEQRCSEVTTELTRMERKIQATSDVSHLRRSAMLHVSSICNHLEALLDGAADPEPEQWGKTTEIEKFESGIGCWPGVTTGVKPANATLRLYGGAAFERVMHEFRCATYSMECPVVSREKVANILLAHAGRGGSRGVTEAAAEIARAAAKTWLAPLLDTACDRLAFVLCNLFDIAIERNQHHHAGYGHQSGDMDGYVGFHAALKHSYNCFIKDLAKQCKQVVRHHLDSVTSPYSQVCYENDVLGSLSSGVNSISRVNQVSAGSFFLELSDGRPALHKEATKDQENIPPEKNDTTPGKVAEGRDALRECQMTVPETPSPDQPSDGNYLVKKEVGNCIEVGARKRHPRLAGNNRNSDNCIIQNGGGLLFGCGDNNTSRSGSAYSDICSSAAQHFARIREVLVERGVASTLNSGFLIPW